The Zalophus californianus isolate mZalCal1 chromosome 7, mZalCal1.pri.v2, whole genome shotgun sequence genome includes a region encoding these proteins:
- the GSTA1 gene encoding glutathione S-transferase A1 isoform X1, giving the protein MTRQPETKCWRRFSEMCYQRNSETTMAGKPKLHYFNGRGRMESIRWLLAAAGVEFEEKFIETPEDWDKLRNDGCLMFQQVPLVEMDGMKLVQTRAILNYIATKYNLYGKDIKERALIDMYTEGMADLNEMIIVLPLCPPDQKDAKIALIKERMTDRYLPVFEKVLKSHGQDYLVGNTLSKADIHLVELLYYVEELDPSLLANFPLLKALKTRISNLPTVKKFLQPGSPRKPPIDEKSLEQAKKIFRIK; this is encoded by the exons ATGACACGTCAGCCAGAAACAAAGTGTTGGAGAAGGTTCAGTGAAATGTGTTACCAG AGAAATTCAGAGACTACCATGGCGGGAAAGCCCAAGCTTCACTACTTCAATGGACGAGGCCGAATGGAGTCCATCCGGTGGCTCTTGGCCGCAGCAGGAGTAGAG TTCGAAGAGAAATTCATAGAAACTCCAGAAGACTGGGATAAATTAAGGAATG atGGATGTCTGATGTTCCAGCAAGTGCCTTTGGTGGAAATGGATGGAATGAAGCTGGTGCAGACCAGAGCCATTCTCAACTACATTGCCACCAAATACAACCTCTATGGGAAAGACATAAAGGAGAGAGCCCT GATAGATATGTATACAGAAGGTATGGCAGATTTGAATGAAATGATCATTGTTTTGCCTCTATGCCCACCTGATCAAAAAGATGCCAAGATTGCCCTGATcaaagagagaatgacagatcGTTATCTCCCCGTGTTTGAGAAA GTGTTAAAGAGCCATGGACAAGACTACCTTGTTGGCAACACGCTGAGCAAGGCTGACATTCACCTGGTGGAACTTCTCTACTATGTGGAAGAGCTTGACCCCAGCCTTTTGGCCAACTTCCCTCTGCTGAAG GCCCTGAAAACCAGAATCAGCAATCTCCCCACCGTGAAGAAGTTTCTACAGCCTGGCAGCCCGAGGAAGCCTCCCATCGATGAGAAAAGTTTAGAACAAGCCAAGAAGATTTTCAGGATTAAATGA
- the GSTA1 gene encoding glutathione S-transferase A1 isoform X2 — translation MAGKPKLHYFNGRGRMESIRWLLAAAGVEFEEKFIETPEDWDKLRNDGCLMFQQVPLVEMDGMKLVQTRAILNYIATKYNLYGKDIKERALIDMYTEGMADLNEMIIVLPLCPPDQKDAKIALIKERMTDRYLPVFEKVLKSHGQDYLVGNTLSKADIHLVELLYYVEELDPSLLANFPLLKALKTRISNLPTVKKFLQPGSPRKPPIDEKSLEQAKKIFRIK, via the exons ATGGCGGGAAAGCCCAAGCTTCACTACTTCAATGGACGAGGCCGAATGGAGTCCATCCGGTGGCTCTTGGCCGCAGCAGGAGTAGAG TTCGAAGAGAAATTCATAGAAACTCCAGAAGACTGGGATAAATTAAGGAATG atGGATGTCTGATGTTCCAGCAAGTGCCTTTGGTGGAAATGGATGGAATGAAGCTGGTGCAGACCAGAGCCATTCTCAACTACATTGCCACCAAATACAACCTCTATGGGAAAGACATAAAGGAGAGAGCCCT GATAGATATGTATACAGAAGGTATGGCAGATTTGAATGAAATGATCATTGTTTTGCCTCTATGCCCACCTGATCAAAAAGATGCCAAGATTGCCCTGATcaaagagagaatgacagatcGTTATCTCCCCGTGTTTGAGAAA GTGTTAAAGAGCCATGGACAAGACTACCTTGTTGGCAACACGCTGAGCAAGGCTGACATTCACCTGGTGGAACTTCTCTACTATGTGGAAGAGCTTGACCCCAGCCTTTTGGCCAACTTCCCTCTGCTGAAG GCCCTGAAAACCAGAATCAGCAATCTCCCCACCGTGAAGAAGTTTCTACAGCCTGGCAGCCCGAGGAAGCCTCCCATCGATGAGAAAAGTTTAGAACAAGCCAAGAAGATTTTCAGGATTAAATGA
- the LOC113927177 gene encoding small nuclear ribonucleoprotein G-like, whose amino-acid sequence MDKKLSLKLNSSRHVQGILRGFDPFMNLMIDECVEMATSGQQNNIGMVVIRGNSIIMLEALERV is encoded by the coding sequence ATGGACAAGAAATTGTCATTGAAATTAAATAGTAGCAGACATGTCCAAGGAATATTGCGGGGGTTCGATCCGTTTATGAATCTTATGATAGATGAATGTGTGGAGATGGCAACCAGTGGGCAACAGAACAATATCGGAATGGTGGTAATACGAGGAAATAGTATCATCATGTTAGAAGCCTTGGAGCGAGTATAA